In the Brachyhypopomus gauderio isolate BG-103 chromosome 4, BGAUD_0.2, whole genome shotgun sequence genome, one interval contains:
- the sypa gene encoding synaptophysin a, with translation MDIINQLVAQGQFRVLKVPLGFIKVLEWVFAIFAFSTCGSYSGYFRMSVECKNRSDSDLKIDVDFEYPFRLHQVYFDAPSCKEGRTERFFLVGDYSSSAEFFVTIAVFAFLYSMAALSVYVFAFEKYRENNKGPLIDFGVTCVFTFMWLVSSAAWAKGLSDVKTATDPDKVLDLIPACENEANRCREVHDPVMSGLNTSVVFGFLNLILWAGNLWFVFKETGIVAPFMRQPPAPEKQPAPDSYGQQGYGQQDPYSASQGGYQPDYSQQGYNQGGDYGQGGYNQQGAPTSFSNQM, from the exons ATGGATATTATAAACCAG TTAGTCGCCCAAGGACAGTTCCGAGTGCTGAAAGTACCACTTGGATTCATCAAGGTGCTGGAGTGg GTGTTCGCCATATTTGCGTTTTCCACCTGCGGGAGCTACTCCGGATACTTTCGCATGAGTGTGGAGTGCAAAAACAGATCGGACAGTGACCTGAAAATAGACGTGGACTTCGAATACCCCTTCAG GCTTCACCAGGTCTATTTCGACGCCCCGTCCTGCAAGGAAGGGAGGACCGAACGCTTCTTCCTCGTGGGCGACTACTCTTCCTCGGCCGAGTTCTTCGTTACCATCGCCGTCTTCGCCTTCCTGTACTCCATGGCGGCTCTCAGTGTCTACGTCTTCGCCTTCGAGAAGTATCGTGAGAACAATAAGGGGCCACTGATC GACTTCGGAGTGACGTGCGTGTTCACCTTCATGTGGCTGGTGAGCTCCGCGGCGTGGGCGAAGGGACTGTCCGATGTGAAGACGGCCACGGACCCAGACAAGGTGCTGGATCTCATCCCAGCTTGTGAGAACGAGGCCAACCGTTGCCGTGAGGTTCACGACCCTGTCATGTCCGGCCTCAACACCTCTGTG GTCTTTGGTTTCCTGAACCTGATCTTGTGGGCGGGCAACCTGTGGTTCGTGTTTAAGGAGACCGGCATCGTGGCCCCCTTCATGCGCCAACCACCCGCCCCGGAGAAGCAGCCAGCTCCCGACTCATACGGGCAGCAGGGCTACGGGCAGCAGGACCCCTACTCTGCCTCCCAGGGGGGCTACCAGCCCGACTACAGTCAGCAAGGCTACAATCAGGGGGGAGACTACGGGCAAGGCGGCTAcaaccagcagggggcaccCACCTCTTTCTCCAACCAGATGTGA